The Agromyces sp. 3263 DNA segment CAGTGCCCCGGTCAGCCGAGCCTTCCCTTCCTTGAAATACGCGGGCACCTGCGTAGCGTTGAACACGACGCACGACAGACGCCGAACGGGAAGGGTGAACGAATGACCGACACGAAGACCGCACCGAAGAGCACGAAGACCGGAGACCACGCCGACGTCGCGGCGGGCGTCGCGCAGTACCTCACGCCCGTCGTCCACGAACTCGTCGCGCTCGTCGTCAACGGAAAGCAGGCGCACTGGCATGTGCGCGGCGTGAACTTCATCGCCGTGCACGAGCTCATCGACGACGTCGTGGCGCACGCCCAGGAGTGGGCCGACCTCGCCGCCGAGCGGGTCGTCGCGCTCGGCCTGCCGATCGACGGGCGCCTCGCCACCGTCGCCTCGAAGAGCGGCGCGGCGAACCCGAAGCTGGGCTTCCAGCCGTACGAGGAGGCCATCTCCGACGTGGTCGCGCAGATCGACCTCGCGATCGAGAAGGTGAACGCCGCGATCGAAGGGCTCGACGAGCTCGACCCCGCGAGCCAGGACGTCGTCATCGAGATCCGCCGCGGCCTCGACAAGGACCGCTGGTTCCTCTTCTCCCACATCGCCGTCAAGTAGTCGACGATGGCGGGCCGACGGGCCCGGGTGCAGAATGCCGCTATGACGGCGGATGCACCCGGGCCCGTCCCGTTCCCGGACGACGGCCTCGAGCGACTCACCGACGCGCAGCGCTCGTTGCGCGCGCAGATGCTCGCGACCGAGCACTGGAGCCTCCTCGCGAGCCGCAGCACGACGCAGAGCGAGGTGCTCACGCGCATCGCGATCTTCCTCACGCTCGTGTCCGCGGGTCTCGTCACACTCGGTGTGCTGGGCAACGCGACGGAGTTCCGCGGCTGGTTCGGCATCGCGGCGCTCGGCGTCCTCTTCCTCCTGGTACTGCTGGGCCTCATCACCCTGCTGCGCGCCTACAACACGGCGACCGAGGACCTCATGTACGTGCTCGCCATGAACCGTCTGCGCGGCGCCTACCTCGACCTCGACCCCGGCATCGAGCGCTACTTCCTCATGTCCGCCGACGACGACCGGCTCGGCGCGGAACGCACCTACCACTACTTCTTCGCCCGTGGCCCGAGCCAGGTGTTCGCGAGCTCGATGATGATCATCACGGTCGTCACCGCGGCCGTCGCCGGACTGTTCGCCGGGAGCCTCGCCGGTGCGCTCGGCGTACCGGTGGGAGTCGCCGTCACGATCGGCATCGTGGTGGGACTCGCGCTCTTCGTCGGCTTCCTGGTGCGGGGGTACCGGCTGTACCTGCGGTCGTATGCTTCGCACGTGCCGCTGCGGACCACCCCGCCGGCGTCGTCCTAGCGTTGCAGCCAGGTGAGCACGGCGAGCACCCGGCGGTGGTCGCTGCCCGAGTCCTCGAGTCCCAGCTTCTGGAAGATCGACGTCACGTTCTTCTCCACGGCGCCCACGCCGATGAACAACTGCGTGGCGATGCCGGCGTTCGTGCGCCCCTCGGCCATGAGCGCCATGACCTCGCGCTCACGGGGGGTGAGCGACTCGAGCGGGTCGCTGCGACGCGACAGGAGCTCGCGCACCACCTGCGGGTCGAGCACCGTGCCGCCCTCGCTGACGCGTTGCACCGCGTCCTCCAGCTCGTCGAGCGACGCCACCCGGTCTTTCAGCAGATAGCCCATGCCGCCCTCGCCCGACGACAGCAGCTCGTGCGCATAGGTGCCCTCGACGTACTGGCTGAGCAGCAGCACGCCGAGCTTCGGATGCCGCCGGCGAATCTCGATCGCAGCCCGCACGCCCTCGTCGCGGAACGTGGGCGGCATCCGCACGTCGAGCACGGCGACGTCGGGCCCGATCGCGTCGATCTCCGCGAGCAGGGCGTCGGCGTCGCCGAACGAGCCGACCGTCTCGAACCCGGCCTCGTCGAAGAGCCGCACGAGGCCCTCGCGCAGCAGCACGGAGTCCTCGGCGAGCACGATGCGCAATGGGCGGCGGGCGGCATCCGTCATGGACTTCACCCTATCGGCGCCCGCGGCGACGGCCCCGGCGCGAACCGGGGCCGTCGTTCGGCGATGCTCAGACCACGCCGGGGGTCGTGCCCGCCTCGATTCCGGATGCCGCGAGCGGCACGTACGGCACGTGCGCTCCGATCGTGGTCGGCCCGCCCACGGGGCTGTCGAGCACGAGCATGCCGCGGAGACCGCGCACGCGCTCATCGAGCCCGGCGAGGCCGTGCCCCGGCGTCGCCGTGGCGCCGCCCCGACCGTTGTCGGTCACCCAGATGTCGATCCAGCGACCGGCGATCCCCTCGTCGCGGGTCGTGACCCGCAGGCGGATGGCCGTCGCCTCGGCATGCTTCGCCGCGTTGGTCAGCAGCTCGGCGGCGATGAAGTACGCGTTGCGTTCGATGGGAGCGGGCAGGGCGGCGTCGGCGAGTTCGACCTCGACGATGACCGATACGGGGCTGCGCGAGGCCAGCGACTCGAGCCCGGCGGCGAGTCCGCGGTCCTGCAGGATCGGCGGCGCGAAGCCGCGTGAGAGGGCGCGCAGTTCGTCGAGCGCCTCGCGGGCCTGGTCGCGGGCCTCGCCGACGAGGACCTTCGCCGACTCGGGGTCGTGCTCGAGGCGGCGTTCGATCGTCGCGAGGTCCATCTGCAGGCGCACGAGCCGCTGCTGGGGGCCGTCGTGGATGTCGCGCTCGAGGCGGCGGAGCGAGGCATCCTCGGCCTGCACCGCGGCGCCGCGGGAGGCGGCGAGCTGGGCGACCTCGACCTCGAGCGCCTCGGAGCGCCAGGCCCCGAGTACGCCCCGGGCGATGACGTCGTGCAGCAGCGTGAGGCCGCGGAACACGAACGGCAGGGTCGCGAGGAAGGCGAGGCCGAGGACGACCTCCAGGATGCGCTCGCCGGCGACGAGGTCGTAGGTGAAGTCGTTGCCGGGGAAGATCCGGTCGACCAGCCACTCGTTCAGCCAGAACGTGCGGTCGCCGTCGGGAATGTACCCCTGCCAGATCCAGCCGGTCGTGCCCGCCAGCGCGACCGAGGTCCACGCGATGGTGATGCTCCACGTGACGACGCTCACGATGGGGTTGATGACGAGCGTGTGCAGCAGGTACAGCCAGTAGTGGCCGTCGATGAACGGCGCGAACGCGCTGCGCCAGAAGCCCTCCTCACGACCGTCGCGGGCCCAGTTCGGCCGGCGGATCTCGGGGCGTCCTGCCCAGCGCAGTCGGATGAGCTCGAGCGTGCCGAACCCGCGGGCGATGAAGAACCCCGCGATCATGAGGAAGATGCCGACGAACACCGTCACGAGGCCGACGCCCGTGAAGAACACGGTCGCCAGCACGCTGAGCCCGATGATCGCGATCGGCATGGTGAGGATGAGGAACCCGAACTCGCGGGGCACGGATGCCCAGAGGGCACCATAGCCGCGGCGCTCGGACGCGGCATCCGGAGCCGTCGGCGCAGCGGGGGTCGTGCTGCTCGTCGTGGTCGTCATCGTGGTCATCGTCTCAGTGCTCATGGTGCGTTCCTCCAGTAATCGTGGCAGATTGCCCGGGCTCGACGACGGCGAACTGGCCCATCATGCCCTGGTCCTCGTGCCACAGCAGGTGGCAGTGATACATGTACGGGGTATCGGGGTCGGCGTAGTCCTCGAAGCGGAGGAGGAGTTCGAACTCCGTCTCCGGGCGGGCGAAGATGGTGTCCTTCCAGCCCGCGAGCTCAGGGGGCGGCGGTGCGCCGTCGATGGACGCGATCCGGAACTGCACGTCGTGCACGTGGAAGCTGTGCGGCATCTGGCTCGTGTTCTGGACGATCCAGCGCTCGGTCGTGTCGACGGTCACGGTCTCGTCGATCCGTCCCAGGTCCATCTCGTGGCCGTTGATCTCGAAGCCGTCGAGGGTGAACGTGCGGGTGGTCACGGCCTGCGAGGCGTCGACGGACGGCAGCGTGGCGAAGTGGTCCGGCACGTCTGGCGAGGGACCGAGCGAATCGGCCGCCCGCAGCTCGAGCACGTCGAACGAGTCGGTGCCGCCGTTCATCGCAGCGATCGCGTCGATCATGCCCGCCGCGTCGGCGGTCATCTCCGAGCGGAGCACGAGCCGCTCCCCCGGCGTGACGCGCACGAGCACCTCGGCGCGTTCGCCGGGCGACAGCAGCACGCGGTCGAGGTCGACGGATGCCTCGAGCAGGCCGCCGTCGG contains these protein-coding regions:
- a CDS encoding sensor domain-containing protein, whose product is MSTETMTTMTTTTSSTTPAAPTAPDAASERRGYGALWASVPREFGFLILTMPIAIIGLSVLATVFFTGVGLVTVFVGIFLMIAGFFIARGFGTLELIRLRWAGRPEIRRPNWARDGREEGFWRSAFAPFIDGHYWLYLLHTLVINPIVSVVTWSITIAWTSVALAGTTGWIWQGYIPDGDRTFWLNEWLVDRIFPGNDFTYDLVAGERILEVVLGLAFLATLPFVFRGLTLLHDVIARGVLGAWRSEALEVEVAQLAASRGAAVQAEDASLRRLERDIHDGPQQRLVRLQMDLATIERRLEHDPESAKVLVGEARDQAREALDELRALSRGFAPPILQDRGLAAGLESLASRSPVSVIVEVELADAALPAPIERNAYFIAAELLTNAAKHAEATAIRLRVTTRDEGIAGRWIDIWVTDNGRGGATATPGHGLAGLDERVRGLRGMLVLDSPVGGPTTIGAHVPYVPLAASGIEAGTTPGVV
- a CDS encoding response regulator transcription factor; translated protein: MTDAARRPLRIVLAEDSVLLREGLVRLFDEAGFETVGSFGDADALLAEIDAIGPDVAVLDVRMPPTFRDEGVRAAIEIRRRHPKLGVLLLSQYVEGTYAHELLSSGEGGMGYLLKDRVASLDELEDAVQRVSEGGTVLDPQVVRELLSRRSDPLESLTPREREVMALMAEGRTNAGIATQLFIGVGAVEKNVTSIFQKLGLEDSGSDHRRVLAVLTWLQR
- a CDS encoding DNA starvation/stationary phase protection protein, whose product is MTDTKTAPKSTKTGDHADVAAGVAQYLTPVVHELVALVVNGKQAHWHVRGVNFIAVHELIDDVVAHAQEWADLAAERVVALGLPIDGRLATVASKSGAANPKLGFQPYEEAISDVVAQIDLAIEKVNAAIEGLDELDPASQDVVIEIRRGLDKDRWFLFSHIAVK